Proteins from one Streptomyces sp. NBC_00390 genomic window:
- a CDS encoding NAD-dependent epimerase/dehydratase family protein: MKVLVTGASGFLGSHIVDACVRAGDDVRVLVRQESDLSHLRTVPGVEFAYGDLRDAASVRRAMEGVDVVHHSAARVTDRGTRAQFWDENVAGTQRLVSAARAAGARRFVFISSPSALMGVRGGDRLDIDESEPFPARHLNLYSETKAAAERLVLAADHTDFTTVALRPRAVWGPRDHSGFMPRLIAKMMTGSLPDLSGGRQVYASLCYCENAADACVRAARAGGVGGRAYFIADEKPVEIWSMLALLAERFGGKPPTRQVSHGVLRALAFTADMVWKLPPLAKHSSPPLSRYSLALLTRSATYDTSAARRDLTAPLVDHDTGMGRLETWIDSIGGVNEFIRKVK, encoded by the coding sequence GTGAAGGTACTGGTGACGGGTGCGTCCGGGTTCCTGGGCAGCCACATTGTCGACGCCTGCGTACGCGCCGGCGACGACGTGCGGGTCCTGGTGCGCCAAGAGAGCGATCTGAGCCATCTGCGCACCGTTCCCGGCGTCGAGTTCGCGTACGGGGATCTGCGCGACGCCGCCTCGGTGCGACGCGCGATGGAGGGCGTCGATGTCGTGCACCACAGCGCGGCCCGGGTCACGGACCGGGGCACCCGGGCACAGTTCTGGGACGAGAATGTCGCGGGTACACAGCGCCTCGTGTCGGCGGCCCGGGCAGCCGGCGCACGGCGTTTCGTGTTCATCAGCAGTCCCAGTGCGCTGATGGGTGTCCGCGGGGGTGACCGGCTCGACATCGACGAGAGCGAGCCGTTCCCCGCACGCCACTTGAATCTCTACTCGGAGACCAAGGCCGCCGCGGAGCGCCTTGTCCTGGCCGCGGACCATACGGACTTCACCACCGTCGCGCTGCGCCCGCGCGCCGTGTGGGGCCCGCGTGACCACTCCGGCTTCATGCCGCGCCTGATCGCGAAGATGATGACGGGCAGCCTGCCCGATCTCTCCGGTGGCAGGCAGGTGTACGCCTCGCTGTGCTACTGCGAGAACGCCGCCGATGCCTGTGTGCGGGCGGCGCGGGCCGGCGGCGTCGGCGGCCGGGCGTACTTCATCGCCGACGAGAAACCGGTGGAGATCTGGAGCATGCTCGCCCTCCTCGCGGAACGGTTCGGCGGCAAGCCCCCCACCAGGCAGGTCTCGCACGGCGTGCTGCGCGCGCTCGCCTTCACGGCCGACATGGTCTGGAAACTGCCGCCCCTGGCCAAGCACTCCTCGCCGCCGCTCTCCCGGTACTCGCTGGCCCTGCTGACCCGTTCGGCGACGTACGACACGTCGGCGGCGCGGCGGGATCTGACCGCGCCGCTGGTGGACCACGACACGGGGATGGGCCGGCTGGAGACCTGGATCGACAGCATCGGCGGCGTCAACGAGTTCATCAGGAAGGTGAAGTAG
- a CDS encoding non-ribosomal peptide synthetase, giving the protein MTAQHVGTGSGARSAPRGRAAFRRPVSATEWSYLAAARLGELLVLQLVVEGSGRIDALALSRAVAEASVSCPGSRLVRRGRMWVDSGRAARVVVADGSGFDRTTLTGLPELSGPLAESEGRPGCEVLLLTGEPGTVVFRASHAVMDLKGTAMWAGEVFRALRGEPLHGAADVLADYALLDRVGRPGRRPRLGLDQRSPLGGRPGNGTVWRRRTVAGRHAALAAKVAATMAGAVQGPAARIMIPVDLRRHAPGVSSTANLALPVFLDIPGGQEPDAVHRRLLDALASQQELAAGAEAALARLPLPAAAALVGASRAATSARHRYLASAIVSNSGRLALEDFSTAEFTATTAYALPVHAPLIPVSVALLELPEHTELVVSARGPADVGERCEALLDRVGSALSAPGPAAPSPYTRPLAPPREPSAAGLLLEPGPGGLPSLHTTVVQLFRAQAARRPDAPAVLCDQLRWSYADLDRRSDAVATALLARGVGRGEIVGVLADRSATGLAGVWGVLKAGAAFLPVDIRNPPRRVQELLHDAQARFCLTDADFRAAAQSSDCTAVLLADVAGDDAAVDERHRAALTAAAPGPDDLAYVIYTSGSTGKPKGVQIEHRSLVNVVGWISPFMRCDEETRAAYSFSPGFDLSIMQIFPPLVHGGAVVPVPGELDHLKLRQMFSGGLANTLGMTPTHLDLAARLGIRPSGVRALQVGGENLTAAAARRAYESFGPDCLFVNIYGPTEATVACTVAVIGGIADRPSAPIGVPVHRTCVNVLDERGNEVPDGELGELHVTGVQLARGYLGRPELTADRFIRLPDGRRAYRTGDLVLRLPDGQLEYAGRIDSQVKIRGHRVEPGEAEAALTALPAVAQAAVVARSRHDTGGQALCAFVVPAEGARFDEAAVRADLEQSLPSHLVPSVVRAVPRLPETASGKTDRNALPNPFGDAVAEQEQEQGQEQEQEQPTVPAASAAGPDAPSRGDGPGPGIAAVTADIWARILRCDATDLDASSDFHALGGDSLAVLEMLAALGEELLGQAAERQFVDRLGSLSEHLTLGRVVGTVEALRSTS; this is encoded by the coding sequence ATGACCGCGCAGCACGTCGGTACGGGCAGCGGTGCCAGGAGCGCTCCCCGCGGCCGGGCCGCCTTCCGCCGTCCCGTCTCGGCGACCGAGTGGTCCTATCTGGCTGCCGCCCGGCTCGGTGAGCTGCTGGTGCTCCAGCTGGTGGTCGAGGGCTCGGGGCGGATCGACGCCCTGGCCCTGAGCCGGGCTGTGGCAGAGGCATCGGTGTCCTGCCCGGGCTCACGGCTGGTCCGCCGCGGCAGGATGTGGGTCGACAGCGGGCGCGCGGCCCGCGTCGTGGTCGCCGACGGAAGCGGATTCGACCGCACGACGCTCACGGGCCTGCCGGAACTCTCCGGGCCGCTGGCGGAGTCGGAGGGCCGCCCGGGCTGCGAAGTGCTGCTGCTCACCGGCGAACCGGGCACGGTCGTCTTCCGCGCCTCGCACGCCGTGATGGACCTCAAGGGCACGGCCATGTGGGCCGGCGAGGTGTTCCGCGCTCTGCGCGGTGAACCGCTGCACGGCGCCGCCGACGTGCTGGCCGACTACGCGCTGCTGGACAGGGTGGGGCGGCCCGGGCGGCGGCCGCGCCTCGGGCTCGACCAGCGCTCGCCGCTGGGCGGCCGCCCGGGAAACGGCACCGTATGGCGGCGGCGTACGGTCGCGGGCCGGCACGCGGCACTGGCGGCGAAGGTGGCGGCCACGATGGCCGGCGCGGTCCAGGGCCCCGCGGCCCGGATCATGATCCCGGTGGATCTGCGGCGGCACGCTCCCGGCGTGTCGTCGACGGCCAACCTGGCCCTGCCGGTGTTCCTCGACATCCCGGGCGGCCAGGAACCGGATGCGGTCCACCGGCGGTTGCTCGACGCACTGGCCTCCCAGCAGGAGCTGGCCGCCGGGGCGGAGGCGGCACTGGCCCGCCTGCCCCTGCCCGCAGCCGCGGCGCTGGTCGGTGCCTCGCGCGCCGCCACCTCGGCACGGCACCGCTATCTGGCATCGGCCATCGTGTCGAACTCGGGCCGGCTGGCGCTCGAGGACTTCAGCACAGCGGAGTTCACCGCGACGACCGCGTACGCCCTGCCGGTGCACGCGCCCCTGATTCCGGTCAGCGTCGCGCTGCTGGAACTGCCCGAGCACACCGAACTGGTGGTCTCCGCCCGCGGGCCGGCGGACGTCGGCGAGCGCTGCGAGGCGCTGCTGGACCGTGTCGGGTCCGCGCTGTCCGCGCCGGGCCCGGCCGCCCCGTCCCCGTACACGCGGCCCCTGGCACCGCCGCGGGAGCCGAGCGCGGCCGGCCTGCTGCTCGAACCCGGCCCCGGCGGCCTGCCTTCCCTGCACACCACCGTGGTGCAGTTGTTCCGGGCGCAGGCCGCCCGCCGTCCGGACGCACCGGCTGTGCTCTGCGACCAGCTGCGATGGTCGTACGCGGACCTGGACCGCCGCTCCGACGCCGTCGCGACCGCACTGCTCGCCCGCGGAGTGGGGCGCGGCGAGATCGTCGGTGTCCTCGCGGACCGCTCGGCAACGGGCCTTGCCGGAGTCTGGGGCGTCCTGAAAGCGGGCGCGGCCTTCCTGCCCGTCGACATACGCAATCCCCCGCGGCGCGTCCAGGAGTTGCTGCACGACGCGCAGGCACGCTTCTGTCTCACGGACGCGGACTTCCGCGCGGCGGCGCAGAGCAGCGACTGCACGGCAGTGCTCCTGGCGGACGTCGCAGGCGACGACGCGGCCGTCGACGAGCGCCACCGGGCGGCCCTGACGGCTGCCGCTCCCGGGCCGGACGATCTGGCGTACGTCATCTACACCTCGGGTTCCACCGGGAAGCCCAAGGGCGTGCAGATCGAGCACCGAAGCCTGGTCAATGTCGTCGGCTGGATATCCCCGTTCATGCGGTGCGACGAAGAGACCCGGGCCGCGTACTCCTTCTCCCCCGGCTTCGACCTCTCGATCATGCAGATCTTCCCGCCGCTGGTGCACGGTGGGGCGGTCGTACCCGTGCCCGGCGAACTCGACCACCTCAAGCTGCGTCAGATGTTCTCCGGGGGTCTGGCCAACACCCTCGGGATGACCCCGACCCACCTCGACCTGGCGGCACGCCTTGGCATCCGGCCTTCGGGTGTCCGGGCCCTGCAGGTCGGCGGTGAGAACCTCACCGCGGCAGCCGCCCGCCGGGCGTACGAGTCCTTCGGACCCGACTGCCTGTTCGTCAACATCTACGGTCCGACGGAAGCGACGGTGGCCTGCACGGTCGCCGTCATCGGCGGCATCGCCGACCGCCCGTCCGCGCCGATCGGAGTGCCGGTGCACCGCACCTGCGTGAACGTACTGGACGAGCGGGGGAACGAGGTCCCGGACGGCGAGCTGGGCGAGCTCCATGTGACCGGCGTCCAACTGGCCCGCGGCTACCTCGGCCGCCCCGAACTGACGGCCGACCGGTTCATCCGTCTCCCGGACGGCCGGCGTGCCTACCGCACCGGTGACCTGGTGCTCCGCCTGCCCGACGGGCAGTTGGAGTACGCGGGCCGGATCGACTCCCAGGTCAAGATCCGCGGTCACCGGGTCGAGCCGGGCGAGGCCGAGGCGGCGCTCACCGCTCTGCCGGCCGTCGCGCAGGCCGCGGTGGTGGCCCGCAGCAGACACGACACCGGCGGGCAGGCGCTGTGCGCCTTCGTGGTTCCCGCCGAGGGTGCCCGCTTCGACGAGGCGGCCGTACGGGCGGACCTGGAGCAGTCGTTGCCCTCCCATCTCGTGCCCTCGGTGGTGCGTGCGGTCCCCCGGTTGCCGGAGACGGCCAGCGGCAAGACGGACCGCAACGCGCTGCCGAATCCGTTCGGCGACGCCGTCGCAGAGCAGGAGCAGGAGCAGGGGCAGGAGCAGGAGCAGGAGCAGCCGACCGTCCCGGCAGCCTCCGCCGCGGGACCGGATGCTCCTTCGCGCGGGGACGGTCCGGGACCCGGCATCGCAGCGGTGACAGCGGACATCTGGGCCCGCATCCTGCGCTGCGATGCCACGGACCTCGATGCCTCGTCCGACTTCCATGCGCTGGGCGGCGACTCGCTCGCCGTCCTGGAGATGCTGGCCGCACTCGGCGAAGAGCTACTGGGGCAGGCCGCCGAGCGGCAGTTCGTGGACCGGCTCGGGTCCCTGAGCGAGCATCTGACGCTGGGCCGGGTCGTCGGGACCGTCGAGGCGCTGCGGAGCACATCGTGA
- a CDS encoding nitroreductase family deazaflavin-dependent oxidoreductase: MPLKGEYEPSPEQWVRDQVELYESSGGTEGTTMRGMPVIVLTTRGAKSGKIRKTPLMRVEHDGRYAVVASLGGAPKHPVWYHNVVADPHVELQDGPVRRDMTAREVSGDEKALWWERAVAAFPDYAAYQEKTDREIPVFVLEQASSSA, from the coding sequence ATGCCTCTCAAGGGTGAGTACGAGCCGAGTCCGGAGCAGTGGGTGCGTGACCAGGTCGAGCTGTACGAGAGCTCCGGCGGCACCGAGGGCACCACGATGCGGGGCATGCCCGTCATCGTGCTGACCACCCGCGGCGCCAAGAGCGGCAAGATCCGCAAGACCCCGCTCATGCGGGTGGAGCACGACGGGCGTTACGCGGTCGTCGCCTCGCTCGGTGGGGCGCCGAAGCACCCCGTCTGGTACCACAACGTCGTCGCTGACCCGCATGTCGAACTTCAGGACGGCCCGGTGCGCCGGGACATGACCGCCCGCGAGGTGAGCGGGGACGAGAAGGCGCTGTGGTGGGAGCGCGCGGTTGCCGCGTTCCCCGACTACGCCGCCTATCAGGAGAAGACGGACCGTGAGATCCCCGTGTTCGTCCTGGAGCAGGCGTCGTCGTCGGCCTAG
- a CDS encoding formyltransferase family protein: protein MIFVGEGALLWRAVQHTLDSNLPVDLVCGPASCAPAALPGVRFRAVADINSVAGELVAACTDAVVWSINNRMIFRAPVLSTGLRVLNIHHGPLPGYRGLPEVALVYAMLHGEREFAATLHQVDEGIDTGPTLAADSYPIGPDEPYHVVLRRGLQTCHQLFERCVPLVAADPAWAGEPTRPTGDERGGYFGRKALARLHQHRDNPHFSRATDLGFLAGYLPELSTALR from the coding sequence GTGATCTTCGTCGGAGAAGGCGCGCTGCTCTGGCGCGCCGTGCAGCACACGCTCGACAGCAACCTCCCCGTGGACCTGGTCTGCGGCCCCGCCTCCTGCGCACCCGCGGCCCTGCCCGGCGTCCGCTTTCGGGCCGTTGCCGACATCAACTCCGTCGCCGGCGAACTGGTCGCTGCCTGCACGGACGCAGTGGTGTGGTCGATCAACAACCGGATGATCTTCCGCGCGCCGGTGCTGTCCACCGGGCTACGCGTCCTGAACATCCACCACGGCCCGCTGCCCGGCTATCGGGGACTGCCCGAAGTGGCTCTGGTGTACGCGATGCTGCACGGCGAGCGGGAGTTCGCCGCGACACTCCACCAGGTGGACGAGGGCATCGACACCGGCCCCACCCTGGCCGCCGACTCCTATCCGATCGGCCCGGACGAGCCGTACCACGTGGTGCTGCGCCGCGGACTGCAGACCTGTCACCAGCTCTTCGAGCGCTGTGTTCCCCTCGTGGCCGCCGACCCGGCCTGGGCCGGCGAGCCCACCCGGCCCACCGGCGACGAGCGCGGCGGCTACTTCGGCCGCAAGGCACTGGCGCGCCTTCACCAGCACCGCGACAACCCCCACTTCAGCCGCGCCACGGACCTGGGCTTCCTGGCCGGCTACCTCCCGGAGCTCTCCACAGCACTGCGATGA
- a CDS encoding phosphatidylinositol-specific phospholipase C/glycerophosphodiester phosphodiesterase family protein has translation MLTSRRRAVTTLTAALAGAVALRAQAGAAERSDPTPRPKPLRRAHAHNDYLHQRPLHDALSHAFTSVEADIFLVNGDLLVAHEPAQLDPTRTLRSLYLDPLLARVRANHGCVHRGYRRPVQLLIDIKTDGVNAYLELDRQLRSYRQMLSRYAHGHVRMGAVTPVVSGDRAARVPMEAQSVRYAFYDGRLDDLAAGEPAPASFIPLISSNWTQSFSWLGTGPFPAAERDRLHELVRTAHHGGRRVRFWATPDVPGPARDALWRELLAAGVDHLNTDDLAGLESFLRVHDR, from the coding sequence GTGCTGACCAGCCGCCGCAGAGCCGTCACCACTCTCACCGCCGCACTCGCAGGCGCCGTCGCCCTGCGTGCCCAGGCCGGAGCCGCGGAGCGAAGCGACCCCACCCCCCGCCCCAAGCCGCTGCGCCGGGCCCACGCCCACAACGACTATCTGCACCAAAGGCCCCTGCACGACGCCCTGTCGCACGCCTTCACCAGTGTCGAGGCCGACATCTTCCTGGTGAACGGGGACCTGCTCGTCGCCCACGAGCCGGCCCAGCTCGACCCCACCCGCACTCTGCGCTCGCTGTACCTCGACCCGCTGCTCGCCCGCGTGCGCGCCAACCACGGTTGCGTGCACCGGGGTTACCGCCGTCCCGTCCAGCTGCTGATCGACATCAAGACCGACGGTGTCAACGCCTACCTGGAACTCGACCGCCAACTGCGCTCCTACCGGCAGATGCTGAGCCGGTACGCCCACGGGCACGTCCGCATGGGCGCCGTCACCCCCGTCGTCTCCGGCGACCGCGCGGCCAGGGTCCCCATGGAGGCCCAGTCCGTGCGGTACGCGTTCTACGACGGACGCCTCGATGATCTGGCCGCCGGAGAGCCGGCCCCCGCCTCCTTCATACCGCTGATCTCCAGCAACTGGACGCAGAGCTTCAGCTGGCTCGGCACCGGCCCCTTTCCGGCCGCGGAGCGGGACAGGCTGCACGAGCTGGTCCGCACCGCCCACCACGGTGGCCGACGCGTCCGCTTCTGGGCCACCCCCGATGTGCCGGGGCCCGCGCGTGACGCGCTGTGGCGGGAGCTGCTGGCCGCCGGCGTCGACCATCTGAACACGGACGACCTCGCCGGTCTGGAAAGCTTCCTGCGCGTCCACGACCGCTGA
- a CDS encoding NADPH:quinone oxidoreductase family protein, with protein sequence MQAWRVHRNGEPGEVMALEEADRPTPGEGQTLLKVRAANINFPDALLCRGHYQIRPPLPFTPGVEICGETEDGRRVIANPALPHGGLAEYVVADRAALLPAPEALDDAEAAALHIGYQTGWFGLHRRAGLKEGETLLVHAAAGGVGSAAVQLGKAAGATVIGVVGGAEKAAVARELGCDVVIDRRSEDIVAAVKEATGGRGADVVYDPVGGDAYAKSAKCVAFEGRIVIVGFASGDIPAPALNHALVKNYSIVGLHWGLYAVKDPASIVHCHETLTEYAAKGLIKPFISERVAFTDAANAVQRVADGTTTGRLVVLPPEVTR encoded by the coding sequence ATGCAGGCATGGCGAGTGCACCGGAACGGCGAGCCGGGCGAGGTGATGGCGCTCGAAGAGGCGGACCGGCCCACGCCCGGCGAGGGGCAGACGCTGCTCAAGGTCCGGGCCGCGAACATCAACTTCCCCGACGCGCTGCTGTGCCGCGGGCACTACCAGATCCGGCCGCCGCTGCCCTTCACCCCCGGGGTGGAGATCTGTGGCGAGACCGAGGACGGCCGGCGCGTCATCGCCAACCCGGCCCTGCCGCACGGTGGACTCGCCGAGTACGTCGTCGCCGACCGGGCCGCGCTGCTGCCCGCACCCGAAGCCCTCGACGACGCCGAGGCGGCAGCGCTGCACATCGGCTACCAGACCGGATGGTTCGGACTGCACCGCCGCGCCGGCCTCAAGGAGGGCGAGACGCTTCTCGTCCACGCGGCCGCCGGCGGTGTCGGCAGCGCAGCCGTACAGCTCGGCAAGGCCGCCGGAGCCACCGTGATCGGAGTCGTCGGCGGAGCGGAGAAGGCGGCCGTGGCCCGCGAGCTCGGCTGCGACGTCGTCATCGACCGGCGCAGCGAGGACATCGTCGCCGCCGTGAAGGAGGCGACCGGAGGCCGCGGTGCCGACGTGGTCTACGACCCGGTGGGCGGCGACGCGTATGCAAAGTCGGCCAAGTGCGTGGCCTTCGAGGGCCGGATCGTGATCGTCGGCTTCGCCAGCGGTGACATCCCCGCGCCCGCGCTCAACCACGCCCTGGTCAAGAACTACTCGATCGTCGGACTGCACTGGGGCCTGTATGCGGTCAAGGACCCGGCCTCGATCGTGCACTGCCACGAGACGCTGACCGAGTACGCGGCCAAGGGCCTGATCAAGCCTTTCATCAGCGAGCGCGTCGCCTTCACGGACGCCGCGAACGCCGTCCAGCGAGTGGCCGACGGCACGACCACCGGCCGCCTCGTCGTACTTCCCCCGGAGGTGACCCGATGA
- a CDS encoding toll/interleukin-1 receptor domain-containing protein — MCRDYLDALEAHVTELGCDPVVDRRVLSGGNDWNSKLLKEIKHCHGMIILLSPHALASYHVMEEAIVAAAERAGSDEAFLILPVTLPGVRRRELPDSMLGKQNLGRFDMIDWKTGPGVPSARIAQTLRPLVERLGGLPYPQVTDFIAGRISEVSDAALERTAEILGVATLAYARDHSRYVVAQGLLTERPVHRLGESCVMRLALKHFLPQVRIKEHREEIVDLVVPFARVPKQAADQLRRLGCAPGERVALLQSALNETPDMYVRRASEVPEPWVLRKPVPRQDGSGFIDGLIAEIRDVLASEVAMGFGYDKEEMRGLLLQHEEESGPFTIVLHQAPDPELIHRLLSEFPRLLFLFAHPQAGDGRRSGRAMFLETLTPSQEKDMVMTHRKYRR, encoded by the coding sequence ATGTGCCGGGACTATCTCGACGCGCTGGAGGCGCATGTCACGGAACTGGGCTGCGATCCCGTGGTCGACAGGCGGGTGCTGAGCGGCGGGAACGACTGGAACAGCAAGCTCCTGAAGGAGATCAAGCACTGCCACGGGATGATCATCCTGCTGTCGCCGCACGCCCTGGCCTCCTACCACGTGATGGAGGAGGCGATCGTCGCCGCCGCGGAGCGCGCCGGCAGTGACGAAGCCTTCCTGATCCTGCCGGTCACACTGCCGGGCGTGCGACGCCGCGAACTTCCCGACAGCATGCTCGGCAAGCAGAACCTCGGCCGGTTCGACATGATCGACTGGAAGACCGGGCCGGGAGTCCCGTCGGCGAGGATCGCCCAGACTCTCCGCCCTCTCGTGGAACGACTCGGCGGGCTGCCGTATCCCCAGGTGACGGACTTCATCGCCGGCCGTATCTCCGAGGTCTCCGACGCCGCGCTGGAACGCACCGCCGAGATCCTGGGCGTTGCCACGCTGGCCTATGCGCGTGACCATTCACGCTACGTCGTCGCGCAGGGTCTGCTGACGGAGCGACCGGTGCACAGGCTCGGCGAGAGCTGCGTCATGAGGCTGGCGCTGAAGCACTTCCTGCCGCAGGTGAGGATCAAGGAGCACCGCGAGGAGATAGTCGATCTTGTCGTCCCCTTCGCCCGTGTCCCGAAGCAGGCGGCGGATCAACTGCGCCGTCTGGGATGTGCCCCGGGCGAGCGGGTGGCCCTTCTGCAGTCGGCGCTCAACGAAACCCCGGACATGTACGTACGCAGGGCGAGTGAGGTGCCCGAACCCTGGGTGCTGCGCAAGCCGGTGCCGCGGCAGGACGGGTCCGGGTTCATCGACGGACTGATCGCCGAGATCCGGGACGTCCTGGCGTCGGAGGTCGCGATGGGCTTCGGATACGACAAGGAGGAGATGCGCGGGCTGCTGTTGCAGCACGAGGAAGAATCCGGTCCCTTCACGATCGTGCTGCACCAGGCGCCGGACCCCGAGCTGATACACCGTCTGCTCAGCGAGTTCCCCCGGCTTCTGTTCCTCTTCGCGCACCCGCAGGCGGGGGACGGCCGGCGGTCCGGCCGGGCGATGTTCCTGGAGACGCTGACGCCGAGCCAGGAGAAGGACATGGTGATGACGCACCGGAAGTACCGGCGGTAG
- a CDS encoding acyl-CoA dehydrogenase family protein produces the protein MTDLLYSEAETDLRAAVRSLLTARADPAALVAGRAESGTPYDTELWKALAAEVGAAGLLVPEKLGGQGASHREVAVVLEELGRSVVPAPFLTSSVIATETLLALDTETAEVAELLGALATGRRTAVLAVPLAASSEGPLSWDAERTSGVADAVNADVFLVLRPDGLYAVESSQVTVEPQIALDLTRPLAAVTAGAGGSRLADAATGETAVRRGLLAGAGLLASEQLGVAEWCLEKTVRHTRERHQFNRPIGSFQALKHRMAQLWLEVVSARAAARAAADALATGSAEAALLVSVAQAYCSRVAVHAAEECVQLHAGIGMTWEHPAHLYLKRAKSAEIALGTPGRHKETLAELVGLQAP, from the coding sequence ATGACTGATCTGCTCTACTCCGAGGCGGAGACCGATCTGCGGGCCGCCGTACGCTCCCTGCTCACCGCACGTGCCGACCCGGCCGCCCTGGTCGCGGGCCGGGCCGAGAGCGGCACGCCGTACGACACGGAGCTGTGGAAGGCCCTGGCCGCCGAGGTCGGCGCGGCCGGCCTCCTGGTGCCCGAGAAGCTGGGCGGCCAGGGAGCGAGCCACCGCGAGGTCGCCGTCGTGCTGGAGGAACTGGGCCGCAGCGTCGTCCCGGCGCCCTTTCTGACCAGCTCCGTGATCGCGACCGAGACGCTGCTCGCGCTCGACACCGAGACGGCCGAGGTCGCCGAGCTGCTCGGCGCGCTGGCCACGGGTCGCCGCACCGCCGTGCTGGCCGTGCCGCTCGCCGCCTCCTCGGAAGGCCCGCTGTCGTGGGACGCCGAGCGGACCAGCGGTGTCGCGGACGCGGTGAACGCCGATGTGTTCCTGGTGCTCAGGCCCGACGGCCTGTACGCGGTGGAGAGTTCACAGGTCACCGTGGAGCCGCAGATCGCGCTCGACCTGACCCGTCCGCTCGCGGCCGTCACCGCCGGCGCCGGCGGCAGCCGCCTTGCGGACGCGGCGACCGGCGAGACCGCAGTACGCCGCGGTCTGCTCGCCGGAGCCGGACTGCTCGCCTCCGAGCAACTGGGTGTCGCCGAATGGTGCCTGGAGAAGACCGTCCGCCACACCCGTGAACGCCACCAGTTCAACCGGCCCATCGGCTCCTTCCAGGCGCTCAAGCACCGGATGGCGCAGCTGTGGCTCGAGGTCGTCTCGGCGCGGGCAGCCGCCCGGGCCGCCGCCGACGCGCTCGCCACCGGCAGCGCGGAGGCCGCGCTGCTGGTGTCCGTGGCGCAGGCGTACTGCTCCCGGGTCGCGGTGCACGCGGCCGAGGAGTGCGTGCAACTGCACGCCGGTATCGGAATGACCTGGGAGCACCCCGCGCATCTGTACCTCAAGCGCGCCAAGTCCGCCGAGATCGCCCTGGGCACGCCCGGCCGGCACAAGGAGACACTGGCCGAACTCGTCGGTCTCCAGGCCCCGTAA
- a CDS encoding acyl-CoA dehydrogenase family protein encodes MTDAAELRTRAQELLAAHPPAETDRSDFLRARFDAGLAWVHYPQGLGGLGAPRALQAVVDAELTAAGAPDNDPRRIGIGLGMAAPTILTYGSEEVKQRFLRPLWIGEEVWCQLFSEPGAGSDLAALGTRAVRDGDEWVVNGQKVWTSSAHVARWAILIARTDPDLPKHQGITYFICDMTDPGVEVRPLRQLTGEAEFNEVFLTDVRIPDAHRLGEVGEGWKVAQTTLMNERVSIGGMRLPREGGMIGPVAQTWRERPELRTHDLHQRLLTLWVEAEVSRLAGERLRQQLVAGQPGPEGSGMKLAFARLNQEISGLEVELLGEEGLLYDDWTMRRPELVDFTGREAGYRYLRSKGNSIEGGTSEVLLNIVAERVLGLPAEPRSDKDIAWKDLAR; translated from the coding sequence ATGACGGACGCAGCGGAACTGCGCACCCGCGCCCAGGAGTTGCTTGCCGCCCACCCGCCCGCCGAGACGGACCGGAGCGATTTCCTCAGGGCCCGCTTCGACGCCGGACTGGCCTGGGTGCACTATCCGCAGGGCCTCGGCGGCCTCGGCGCACCGCGCGCCCTCCAGGCCGTCGTGGACGCCGAGCTGACCGCCGCGGGCGCGCCCGACAACGACCCGCGCCGGATCGGCATCGGGCTCGGCATGGCCGCCCCCACCATCCTCACGTACGGCTCCGAGGAGGTGAAGCAGCGCTTCCTGAGGCCCCTGTGGATCGGCGAGGAGGTCTGGTGCCAGCTGTTCAGCGAGCCCGGCGCCGGCTCCGACCTCGCGGCCCTCGGTACCCGGGCGGTACGCGACGGCGACGAGTGGGTCGTCAACGGGCAGAAGGTCTGGACCTCCAGCGCCCATGTCGCGCGCTGGGCGATCCTCATCGCCCGCACCGACCCCGACCTGCCCAAGCACCAGGGCATCACATACTTCATCTGCGACATGACCGACCCCGGTGTCGAGGTGCGCCCGCTGCGCCAGCTCACCGGCGAGGCGGAGTTCAACGAGGTCTTCCTCACTGATGTGCGCATTCCCGACGCGCACCGGCTCGGTGAGGTCGGCGAGGGCTGGAAGGTCGCCCAGACCACCCTGATGAACGAACGCGTCTCCATCGGCGGCATGCGCCTGCCGCGCGAGGGCGGCATGATCGGCCCGGTCGCGCAGACCTGGCGCGAGCGTCCCGAACTGCGCACCCATGACCTGCACCAGCGACTTCTGACGCTGTGGGTCGAGGCGGAGGTCTCCCGGCTCGCCGGTGAGCGGCTGCGCCAGCAGCTCGTCGCCGGCCAGCCGGGCCCCGAGGGCAGCGGAATGAAGCTCGCCTTCGCCCGTCTCAACCAGGAGATCAGCGGTCTGGAGGTCGAACTCCTCGGCGAGGAGGGGCTGTTGTACGACGACTGGACCATGCGCCGGCCCGAACTCGTCGACTTCACCGGGCGTGAGGCCGGCTACCGCTATCTGCGCTCCAAGGGCAATTCCATCGAGGGCGGCACCAGCGAGGTGCTGCTGAACATCGTCGCGGAGCGCGTCCTCGGCCTGCCCGCCGAGCCACGCAGCGACAAGGACATCGCCTGGAAGGACCTCGCGCGATGA